Within the [Enterobacter] lignolyticus SCF1 genome, the region TATCTCTCCTTCGGCATCGTCCCGTCGCTTAACGGCTACCAGACCAACTTCCTGAACGCGGTAATTGTCGGTATCCCGATGGCGCTGATTTACTACTTCACCTTCCGCTTCGTTATCCGTCGCTTTGACGTGAAAACGCCGGGGCGTACCGGTGTTACCGTCAACGCCGACGACAAAACCGACAGCGAGCTGGCTACCGAGATTATCGGCCTGCTGGGCGGCGCCAGAAACATCGACTCCGTCGGCTCCTGCATTACCCGCCTGCGTCTTGAGGTGTCGAAGAGTGACATGGTGGATAAAGACGGTCTTAACGGCGTGGGCGCCCGCGGCGTGGTCTTCGTCGGCGATAACGGCATTCAGGTGATTTTTGGCGCCAGAGCGCAATTTATTGCACAAACCATGTCGACGATGATTGGCAAATAACCGGAACAATGTCAGGCTGTACACGTCTCCTGCCCGCGCGGGAGACGTTGTTTTATCTGGCTGATTGCGGCGGATTTTTCAGGGAGCGGGTTTGAAAAAAGTCAGTATTATCGATGTCGCAAGGCAGGCGGGCGTCTCCGTCTCCACCGTCTCGCTGGTATTGCGCCAGAAAGGAAAAATTTCTGACGCCACAATCGAAAAAGTCCAGGCGGCGATCGCCGCGCTGGGCTACGTGCACAACGTGGCCGCCGCCAACCTGCGCGCCAACACCTCAAACCTTATCGGCCTGATCCTGCGTGATTTCAGCGACAGCTTTTCCATCAAGGTGATGGCAAGCGTGGTGCAGGAGCTGGAAAAACAGGGCTATATGGTTTTTCTCGGCCAACCGCTGGACGACCACGCGCACCTGGAGCGCTGCCTGCTCTCCTTTAAGCAGCAGGGCGTGGCGGGCGTGATTTACCTGGCCTCAGATACCCGCAGGACGCAGCTGCCCGAACAGATTCGTCAGTGTCCGCTGCCGCTGGTGGTGGTCTCACAGTCGCTGATGGAAGAGAACTGCAATCTGGTGATGCGCGACAACCGGCAGGCGGCAAGCCTGGCCACGCGCTATCTGATAGAACGCGGCCACCGCAGCATCGCCTATATCGGCGGGCACGAGGATAACGTCATCCGCCAGCAGCGCCTGCTGGGGTTTCGCAGCACGCTCGCCCAGAACGGGATGGTCTTTCGCGAAGAATCTACGCCCGCCTGCAGCGACGACACCTACGCCGCCAGCATCGCCACGCGCCACCTGCTGGAGAAAAACAACACCATCACCGCCCTGCTCTGCCACTCGCCGGACGCGATGATCGGCTGTATTACCGGGATTCATCAGGTCGGGCGCACCGTGGGGAAAGATGTGTTTCTGACCCAGCAGGTGGCGCTGGTCGGCTTCGAGGATATGCTGCACGTCAACCTGACGTCGCCATCGTTCACCTACGTGTCGTCCGCCAGCGAAGAGACCGGACGCCAGGCCGCCGGGCTCATTATCCGCAAGCTCAAGGAGCCGGAGCTGCAAACCCAGCGCATTACCCTTTCCGGGCAGTTGATTGCGCGGGAGTCGGCGTAAGATAAAAAAGGCCGGGTGGCGGCTACGCCTTACCCGGCCTGTAAACCCGGCAAAACTTACTTACGACGCCAGGTCGTCCCCTGCGGGCCATCTTCCAGCACGATACCCATCTCGTTCAGACGGTCGCGCGCCGCATCGGCTGCCGCCCAGTCTTTCGCCTTACGGGCATCCAGACGCTGCTGGATAAGCGATTCGATTTCCGCCACTTCACTGTCGTCCGCCTGCGCGCCGCCTTGCAGGAAGGTTTCCGGATCCTGCTCCAGCAGGCCGAGCACGCCTGACAGCTTACGCAGGTGGGCCGCCATCGCGCTGGCGGCCTGGGCGTCTTCGCCCTTCAGACGGTTCACCTCGCGGGCCATATCGAACAGCACCGAGTAGGCTTCCGGAGTATTGAAGTCGTCGTCCATCGCCTCGCGAAAACGCGCCTCAAAGGCCTCGCCGCCCGCGGCCGCAGCGGAGGCATCGGTCCCGCGCAGCGCGGTGTAGAGACGCTCCAGCGCGGAGCGCGCCTGTTTAAGGTTCTCTTCGCTGTAGTTCAGCTGGCTGCGGTAGTGGCCGGACATCAGGAAGTAGCGGATGGTTTCGGCATCGTAATACTTCAGCACGTCGCGCACGGTAAAGAAGTTGCCGAGCGATTTCGACATCTTCTCACGGTCAACCATCACCATCCCGGAGTGCATCCAGGTATTGACGTACTCGCCGTCGTGCGCGCAGGTGGACTGAGCGATTTCGTTTTCATGGTGCGGGAACATCAGATCAGAACCACCGCCGTGAATATCGAAATGGCTACCGAGCTGTTTGCAGTTCATCGCCGAGCACTCGATGTGCCAGCCAGGACGACCTTCGCCCCACGGCGAAGCCCATGCCGGCTCGCCCGCTTTTGACATCTTCCACAATACGAAGTCCATCGGGTTGCGTTTAACATCAACCACGTCCACGCGAGCACCGGCCTGCAGCTGGTCCAGATCCTGACGGGAAAGTTCGCCATAGGTGGGGTCAGAAGGCACGGAGAACATCACGTCGCCGTTGTCTGCCACATAGGCATGACCGCGTTCGATAAGGCGCTCAGTGATCTCAATGATTTCCGGGATGTGGTGCGTTGCGCGCGGCTCGTTGTCCGGACGCAGAATGTTCAGCGCATCGAAGTCTTTGTGCATTTCGATAATCATGCGATCGACCAGGCCGACAAAGTCTTCGCCGTTTTCGTTGGCGCGCTTGATGATTTTATCGTCGATATCGGTGATGTTACGCACGTACTTCAGTTTATAGCCGAGGAAACGCAGGTAGCGGGCGACGACGTCGAACGCGACGAAGGTACGGCCATGGCCGATATGACACAGATCGTAAACAGTAATCCCACACACGTACATGCCGACTTCCCCGGCATGAATTGGCTTAAATTCCTCTTTTTGGCGTGTCATTGTATTGAAGATTTTTAGCATCGAAGATTCCATATATCCGTGTGTGAACGAAAACCGCGTATTCTACCCGTTATTCAATCCGGAAGCAGCACACATTGCAAGGTGATCCAACCCTGCGGTTATGCTATAACAAGCCCCTATACGTAACCCGTCGTCGGGTATTCGCACCACTATAACGGAACAGGATGCAAAAATGGTTACTTTCCACACTAATCACGGTGATATTGTCATCAAAACGTTCGATGATAAAGCGCCTGAAACGGTTAAAAACTTCCTGGACTACTGCCGCGAAGGTTTTTACAACAACACCATTTTCCACCGCGTCATCAACGGATTCATGATCCAGGGCGGCGGTTTCGAACCTGGCATGCGTCAAAAAGCGACCAAAGATCCGATTAAAAACGAAGCGAACAACGGTCTGAAAAACACCCGCGGCACGCTGGCCATGGCGCGTACCCAGGCGCCGCACTCCGCAACGGCCCAGTTCTTCATCAACGTCGTCGATAACGACTTCCTGAACTTCTCCGGCGAAAGCATGCAGGGCTGGGGCTACTGCGTATTTGCCGAAGTGGTTGAAGGTCTGGACGTGGTTGACAAGATCAAAGGCGTGTCCACCGGCCGCAGCGGCATGCACCAGGACGTACCGAAAGAAGATGTTATCGTTGAAAGCGTGACCGTCAGCGAGTAATTCGTGGCGACACTCTTTATCGCAGATCTGCATCTGCAAACAGAAGAACCGGCGATTACCGCCGGTTTTCTGCGTTTTTTACGGGGCGAAGCCCGCAGCGCCGATGCGCTGTACATCCTGGGCGACCTGTTTGAAGCCTGGATTGGCGATGACGACCCGAACCTGCTGCACCAGGAGATGGCAACTGCCATCCGTGCGCTGGTCGATTCCGGCGTCCCCTGCTATTTCATTCACGGCAATCGCGACTTTCTGCTCGGCAAACGCTTCGCCCGGGCAAGCGGTATGACGCTCCTGCCGGAAGAAAAAGTGCTCGATCTCTACGGCCGCCGGGTGCTTATCATGCACGGCGACACGCTGTGCACCGACGATACCGGCTATCAGGCCTTTCGCGCTAAAGTGCACACGCCGTGGATCCAGCGGCTGTTTCTCGCGCTGCCGCTGTTTATCCGCAGCCGTATTGCCGCCAGAATGCGCGCGGGCAGCAAGGCCGCCAACAGCGCGAAATCAATGACCATCATGGACGTCAACCCGCAGGCGGTAGCGCAGGTGATGGAAAAGCACCGCGTTCAGTGGCTGATTCACGGCCACACCCACCGTCCCGATGTCCACACCCTCACCGCCAACGGCGACCCCGCCCATCGCGTGGTGCTGGGCGCCTGGCATGAGGAAGGCTCGATGGTGAAAGTCACGCCCGAAGGCGTCGAGCTGATCGCATTTCCTTTCTGAATTCCCGCCGCACCCGACGATCAACATCATTCATTTTTTTGAATGATATCCGCAAATTGTTTCGATTTTAACCAATCCGTGGTCGTTCTATCATTCATCACATCAGGGCAACACGCCCTATTCAAGACAAAACACTTAAGGAATACGACCATGAAATCCATCAAAACTTTCGTTGCAGTTGCTGCTCTTTCTACTTTCTCTTTCGGTTCTTTTGCTCAGAGCGTCAGTGCTACCGCCTCTACCCTTGACCGCGCAGAAGCCCAGATTGCCGCTCAGGCCGCTGAACAGGGTGCGTCTTACAAAATCACCAGCGCACAGTTCAACAACCGCGTTCACATGACTGCGGAACTAACGAAATAAAACGTCTGACTGCCGTGCCGCCAGTACGCAGATAAGCGACAGCGACAATACGATGAGCAAGGAAAAGAGAATGAAAAAAATCAGCATCGTGAGCACCCTGCTTCTGGCCACTGTCCTGTCCACTGGCGCGATGGCAGCAGAGAATCACGTCTCTACACCTGAAACAGGTTCGAATATCGACACCGGCGTGCAGAATCATATTGATGTCAGCCACGCATTCGACAAAGAGAGTCTGACCGCAGGCTATCTCCTGTAAAAAGCCTTACAGGCTTTCGCCAAACAGACCGTCAAAATACGGTCTGTTTTGTTATGCATTGATGACCACAACGGCTCACTTTTCAACCGCGCAACCGTTTTCCTTGCCCGTATTACATGCTATTCTCTGTGCCCTCGAAAGCAGTATGTTTCGCACCACAGGAGTTTTAAGACGCATGTCTTCCCGCAATAATCCGGCGCGTGTCGCCATCGTGATGGGGTCCAAAAGCGACTGGGCTACCATGCAGTTCGCCGCCGAAATCTTCGACATCCTGAACGTTCCCCACCATGTGGAAGTCGTCTCAGCTCACCGCACGCCGGACAAACTGTTCAGCTTCGCCGAAAGCGCAGAAGAGAACGGCTACCAGGTGATTATTGCCGGTGCGGGCGGTGCTGCGCATCTGCCGGGAATGATTGCCGCCAAAACGCTGGTGCCGGTGCTGGGCGTGCCGGTGCAAAGCGCGGCGCTGAGCGGCGTCGACAGCCTGTATTCGATTGTGCAGATGCCGCGCGGCATTCCGGTCGGCACTCTGGCCATCGGCAAAGCCGGGGCGGCTAACGCCGCGCTGCTGGCGGCGCAGATTCTGGCGACGCACGATACGAGCCTGCGCCAGCGTCTGGCCGACTGGCGCCAGGCGCAGACGGACGAGGTGCTGGATAATCCGGACCCGCGGGGTGCGGCATGAAACAGGTCTGCGTACTCGGCAACGGCCAGCTTGGCCGAATGCTGCGCCAGGCCGGTGAACCGCTCGGCATCAGCGTCTGGCCGGTGGGGCTGGAGGCCGATCCGGAGGCCGTGCCGTTTCAGCAAAGCGTCATCACCGCGGAAATCGAGCGCTGGCCCGAAACCGCGCTGACCCGTGAGCTGGCGCGCCACAGCGCCTTTGTGAACCGCGACGTTTTCCCGATCATCGCCGACCGGCTGACGCAGAAGCAGCTGTTCGATAAGCTGAATCTCGCCACCGCGCCGTGGCAACTGCTGGCGGATAAAAGCGTATGGCCAGCGGTATTCGATAAGCTGGGCGAGCTGGCTATCGTCAAACGTCGGACCGGCGGCTATGACGGCCGCGGCCAGTGGCGCCTGCGCGACGGCGAAACCGACCAGTTACCTGACGACTGCTACGGCGAATGCATTGTCGAGCAGGGCATCAACTTCAGCGGCGAAGTCTCGCTGGTCGGGGCTCGCGCGCAGGATGGCAGCACCGTGTTCTATCCGCTGACGCACAACCTCCATCAGGACGGTATTCTGCGCGTCAGCGTGGCGTTTCCGCAGGCGAATATCCAGCAGCAAACGCAGGCGGAAAGCATGCTGTCGGCCATTATGCACGAGCTGAACTACGTCGGCGTCATGGCGATGGAGTGCTTTATCACTCCGGCCGGACTGCTTATCAACGAGCTGGCACCTCGCGTGCACAACAGCGGGCACTGGACGCAGAACGGCGCCTCCATCAGCCAGTTCGAGCTGCATCTGCGCGGCGTGACCGGCCTGCCGCTGCCGAAGCCGGTGGTCAACAGCCCGTCGGTGATGGTCAACCTGATCGGCACCGATCTCAACTACGACTGGCTGAAGCTGCCGCTGGTGCACCTGCACTGGTACGACAAAGAGGTGCGCCCTGGCCGCAAGGTAGGGCATCTGAACCTCAGCGATTGCGATGCCGGCCACCTCAGCGCCACGCTGGAAGCGCTCATCCCGCTACTGCCGCCGGAATACGCCAGCGGCATTGCCTGGGCGCAAAGCAAGCTCGGCGCCTGATACGCTATCTTTGACCTTTCTTGCCGGGGGACTTCCCCGGCATGCCCTCCGGCGCGTAAAATTCCGTCCATGCATGTTGAAGAAGGATTTCCTGATGAAAGATGGGATGGATCACCGCGCGCTGCTTGCCGCCGGTACGCCCATAATTGACGTTCGCGCTCCGGTCGAATTTGCCCAGGGGGCGATGCCCTGCGCGATCAACCTCCCGCTGATGAACGACGATGAGCGCGCCGCGGTCGGCACCTGCTATAAGCGCAGCGGCGCCGAGGCGGCGCTGGCGCTCGGCCACCAGCTGGTGAGCGGAGAAACGCGACAGCAGCGTATTGCCGCCTGGCAAGCGGCAATCGCGCAACGCCCCGACGCCTGGCTGTGCTGCGCGCGCGGCGGACAGCGTTCACACATAACCCAGCGCTGGCTGCTGGAGGCGGGAGTCGACGTGCCGCTGGTGCCCGGCGGCTATAAATCCCTGCGCCAGGCGGCAATAAGCGCCACCGACGAGCTGGTCAGGCTGCCGATGGTGCTTGTCGGCGGCTGTACCGGCAAC harbors:
- the purK gene encoding 5-(carboxyamino)imidazole ribonucleotide synthase, whose protein sequence is MKQVCVLGNGQLGRMLRQAGEPLGISVWPVGLEADPEAVPFQQSVITAEIERWPETALTRELARHSAFVNRDVFPIIADRLTQKQLFDKLNLATAPWQLLADKSVWPAVFDKLGELAIVKRRTGGYDGRGQWRLRDGETDQLPDDCYGECIVEQGINFSGEVSLVGARAQDGSTVFYPLTHNLHQDGILRVSVAFPQANIQQQTQAESMLSAIMHELNYVGVMAMECFITPAGLLINELAPRVHNSGHWTQNGASISQFELHLRGVTGLPLPKPVVNSPSVMVNLIGTDLNYDWLKLPLVHLHWYDKEVRPGRKVGHLNLSDCDAGHLSATLEALIPLLPPEYASGIAWAQSKLGA
- the malI gene encoding Mal regulon transcriptional regulator MalI; translated protein: MKKVSIIDVARQAGVSVSTVSLVLRQKGKISDATIEKVQAAIAALGYVHNVAAANLRANTSNLIGLILRDFSDSFSIKVMASVVQELEKQGYMVFLGQPLDDHAHLERCLLSFKQQGVAGVIYLASDTRRTQLPEQIRQCPLPLVVVSQSLMEENCNLVMRDNRQAASLATRYLIERGHRSIAYIGGHEDNVIRQQRLLGFRSTLAQNGMVFREESTPACSDDTYAASIATRHLLEKNNTITALLCHSPDAMIGCITGIHQVGRTVGKDVFLTQQVALVGFEDMLHVNLTSPSFTYVSSASEETGRQAAGLIIRKLKEPELQTQRITLSGQLIARESA
- the lpxH gene encoding UDP-2,3-diacylglucosamine diphosphatase, translated to MATLFIADLHLQTEEPAITAGFLRFLRGEARSADALYILGDLFEAWIGDDDPNLLHQEMATAIRALVDSGVPCYFIHGNRDFLLGKRFARASGMTLLPEEKVLDLYGRRVLIMHGDTLCTDDTGYQAFRAKVHTPWIQRLFLALPLFIRSRIAARMRAGSKAANSAKSMTIMDVNPQAVAQVMEKHRVQWLIHGHTHRPDVHTLTANGDPAHRVVLGAWHEEGSMVKVTPEGVELIAFPF
- the purE gene encoding 5-(carboxyamino)imidazole ribonucleotide mutase, with protein sequence MSSRNNPARVAIVMGSKSDWATMQFAAEIFDILNVPHHVEVVSAHRTPDKLFSFAESAEENGYQVIIAGAGGAAHLPGMIAAKTLVPVLGVPVQSAALSGVDSLYSIVQMPRGIPVGTLAIGKAGAANAALLAAQILATHDTSLRQRLADWRQAQTDEVLDNPDPRGAA
- the cysS gene encoding cysteine--tRNA ligase yields the protein MLKIFNTMTRQKEEFKPIHAGEVGMYVCGITVYDLCHIGHGRTFVAFDVVARYLRFLGYKLKYVRNITDIDDKIIKRANENGEDFVGLVDRMIIEMHKDFDALNILRPDNEPRATHHIPEIIEITERLIERGHAYVADNGDVMFSVPSDPTYGELSRQDLDQLQAGARVDVVDVKRNPMDFVLWKMSKAGEPAWASPWGEGRPGWHIECSAMNCKQLGSHFDIHGGGSDLMFPHHENEIAQSTCAHDGEYVNTWMHSGMVMVDREKMSKSLGNFFTVRDVLKYYDAETIRYFLMSGHYRSQLNYSEENLKQARSALERLYTALRGTDASAAAAGGEAFEARFREAMDDDFNTPEAYSVLFDMAREVNRLKGEDAQAASAMAAHLRKLSGVLGLLEQDPETFLQGGAQADDSEVAEIESLIQQRLDARKAKDWAAADAARDRLNEMGIVLEDGPQGTTWRRK
- the ppiB gene encoding peptidylprolyl isomerase B encodes the protein MVTFHTNHGDIVIKTFDDKAPETVKNFLDYCREGFYNNTIFHRVINGFMIQGGGFEPGMRQKATKDPIKNEANNGLKNTRGTLAMARTQAPHSATAQFFINVVDNDFLNFSGESMQGWGYCVFAEVVEGLDVVDKIKGVSTGRSGMHQDVPKEDVIVESVTVSE
- a CDS encoding YdgH/BhsA/McbA-like domain containing protein, coding for MKSIKTFVAVAALSTFSFGSFAQSVSATASTLDRAEAQIAAQAAEQGASYKITSAQFNNRVHMTAELTK